The proteins below are encoded in one region of Polynucleobacter sp. AP-Nino-20-G2:
- a CDS encoding cupin domain-containing protein, whose amino-acid sequence MTSFYLSKPYQPPQAPQTLLLGHPWALLGGMSPEKFMKDYWHKKPLLVRGAIPAFNLAKKLNEPLGSAISPAELFKLASNEDVESRLIKSKPWSFTEGPFKQKSLPSLEARDWTLLLQGMEARHPAAAKVLSWFRFIPDARLDDLMISIAGPGGGVGPHFDSYDVFLIQMAGRRRWRISEQKDLSLNPKLPLKILQNFTVEQEWDLEPGDMLYLPPHVAHDGIALNPGCQTWSVGFRAQSYKELLQEGLWRLAESLEDIPELEKRFADPKQRATHAAEQLPEEIVRQLKRKLQDLKLDQIETFLPGIAAYLSEPKPQAFFNGTEVSLSEFIQLLTQHDLTPHPQTRLLALGKTIFCNGENMTSGQPSETQKAWRLLAGKKLLKAGKGRKIELDSTLLEAYHAGWLVFQQ is encoded by the coding sequence ATGACCTCATTTTACTTGAGCAAGCCCTACCAACCCCCTCAGGCACCCCAAACCCTTCTCCTAGGCCACCCATGGGCCCTATTGGGCGGAATGAGTCCCGAGAAGTTCATGAAAGACTATTGGCATAAAAAGCCGCTATTAGTCCGTGGAGCTATTCCCGCGTTTAATCTTGCCAAAAAATTAAACGAGCCCCTGGGGAGCGCCATCAGCCCCGCAGAATTATTTAAGCTAGCCAGTAATGAAGATGTGGAATCTCGATTGATCAAATCAAAGCCTTGGAGTTTTACTGAGGGACCCTTCAAGCAAAAATCCCTTCCTTCCTTGGAAGCGCGCGACTGGACCTTATTGCTACAGGGCATGGAAGCAAGACATCCTGCTGCTGCAAAAGTGCTGTCTTGGTTTCGCTTTATTCCAGATGCGCGCTTAGATGACCTCATGATTAGCATCGCAGGTCCTGGCGGCGGCGTTGGCCCGCATTTTGATTCCTATGATGTTTTTTTAATTCAGATGGCCGGGCGCAGACGTTGGCGAATATCTGAACAAAAAGATCTTAGCCTCAACCCCAAGCTTCCTCTCAAAATTTTGCAAAACTTTACCGTCGAGCAAGAATGGGATTTGGAACCGGGTGACATGCTTTATCTCCCGCCACACGTGGCGCATGATGGAATCGCACTTAATCCAGGATGCCAAACTTGGTCGGTCGGATTTAGAGCGCAAAGCTATAAAGAGTTATTACAAGAAGGTTTGTGGCGCCTCGCCGAATCACTCGAAGATATTCCTGAACTAGAAAAACGTTTTGCCGATCCAAAACAAAGAGCGACGCATGCTGCAGAGCAACTTCCCGAAGAGATCGTTCGTCAATTAAAAAGAAAATTGCAAGATTTGAAACTGGATCAAATAGAAACTTTTCTCCCTGGTATCGCCGCCTATCTTAGCGAACCCAAACCTCAGGCATTTTTCAACGGCACAGAAGTATCTCTTAGTGAATTCATACAATTACTGACCCAGCACGATCTTACCCCCCACCCTCAAACACGGCTACTGGCTCTTGGTAAAACCATTTTTTGCAACGGTGAGAACATGACAAGCGGGCAGCCCAGCGAGACGCAAAAAGCCTGGCGCTTGCTCGCTGGCAAGAAGCTGCTAAAGGCGGGCAAGGGCCGAAAAATTGAGCTTGATAGCACCCTACTTGAAGCCTATCATGCTGGCTGGCTGGTTTTTCAGCAGTAA
- a CDS encoding peptidylprolyl isomerase, giving the protein MKIEKNTVVSLRYKLTDAQNNIIEEPDSPMVYLHGGYEGTFPKIETVLDGQDIGYEASIQLEPSEAFGEYDPELLKIEPRARFPEPLEVGMQFEGVPDSEEENNTTDVDDEPLIYTVTDVADSQVVLDGNHPLAGMALRFWVQVEDVRAATDEEIENRHPEGSEGFAFGMPDDDDADDDFTGDISGAGSSSPTLH; this is encoded by the coding sequence ATGAAGATCGAAAAAAATACGGTTGTATCCCTACGCTATAAGTTAACTGATGCGCAAAACAATATTATCGAGGAACCAGATTCTCCGATGGTATACCTGCATGGTGGCTATGAGGGTACTTTCCCGAAGATTGAGACAGTGTTAGATGGTCAAGATATAGGCTATGAGGCCAGTATTCAGCTTGAGCCGAGCGAGGCTTTTGGTGAGTATGACCCTGAGCTTTTGAAGATTGAGCCACGAGCACGCTTTCCAGAGCCGCTTGAGGTTGGAATGCAATTTGAAGGCGTTCCAGACTCTGAAGAAGAAAACAATACGACTGATGTGGATGATGAGCCCTTGATCTATACGGTGACCGATGTTGCCGATAGTCAAGTAGTGCTTGATGGAAATCATCCGCTTGCAGGTATGGCTTTGCGTTTCTGGGTACAAGTTGAGGATGTTCGTGCTGCTACCGATGAGGAGATCGAAAATCGCCATCCCGAAGGTAGCGAAGGTTTTGCATTTGGCATGCCGGATGACGACGATGCCGATGATGACTTCACTGGCGATATTTCTGGTGCAGGTAGTTCTTCACCAACCTTGCACTAA
- the cysE gene encoding serine O-acetyltransferase, producing the protein MFNTLFDQVDSIIVRDPAARNRLEVITCYPGLHAVWIHRVSHSLWNLGLKWIARLLSMISRWITGIEIHPGAKIGRRVFLDHGLGIVIGETTEIGDDCTIYQGVTLGGTSLYKGVKRHPTLGKGVVVSAGAKVLGGFTVGDGARVGSNAVVLKEIPAGATAVGIPARILHPDLPQVASTDSKTKEYFSAYGVTPNVDDPVSMALKGLIDATLEQEAKIAVLEKALAKLSNAPATSQDTGEASDTKRDLGALKEWLKE; encoded by the coding sequence ATGTTTAATACGCTTTTCGACCAAGTCGACTCCATCATTGTTCGAGATCCTGCCGCCAGAAATCGCCTGGAGGTCATCACCTGCTATCCAGGCCTGCATGCGGTATGGATACATCGGGTATCCCACAGCTTATGGAATCTCGGCTTGAAATGGATTGCACGCTTGCTATCTATGATTTCTCGCTGGATCACCGGTATTGAGATTCATCCGGGGGCAAAAATTGGGCGTCGCGTATTCCTAGATCATGGTTTAGGCATTGTGATTGGCGAGACTACAGAAATTGGTGATGATTGCACGATCTATCAAGGCGTCACCTTAGGCGGAACTTCTTTATACAAAGGTGTAAAGCGTCACCCGACTTTAGGTAAAGGTGTGGTTGTGAGTGCCGGCGCTAAAGTGCTCGGCGGCTTTACCGTTGGAGATGGCGCGCGCGTAGGATCCAATGCTGTTGTTCTAAAAGAGATCCCCGCTGGTGCTACCGCTGTTGGAATTCCAGCTCGAATTCTGCACCCAGATCTTCCTCAAGTAGCCAGCACAGACAGCAAGACAAAAGAGTATTTCTCCGCCTACGGAGTCACGCCAAATGTAGATGATCCAGTATCGATGGCGCTGAAAGGCTTGATTGATGCCACGCTCGAACAGGAGGCAAAGATTGCCGTTCTAGAAAAAGCCTTGGCAAAATTAAGTAATGCGCCGGCAACAAGCCAAGATACTGGTGAAGCGAGCGATACAAAGCGCGACCTAGGCGCGCTTAAAGAATGGCTTAAGGAATAA
- the dapA gene encoding 4-hydroxy-tetrahydrodipicolinate synthase has translation MPAIVTPMFEDGSLDFPALRSLLDWHVAEGSDGIVIVGTSGESPTVSVEEHCELIKATVEHIAGRIPVIAGTGGNSTTEAIELTRFAKEVGADASLQVVPYYNKPTQEGMYAHFKKIAESVDLPVILYNVPGRTVADLAGETVVRLAGVPGVIGIKDATGSIERGTLLLADLKRAGHEDFSVFSGDDLSAALLMLMGGKGNISVTANIAPRLMHDLCQAAMSDDVVKTRAIQYQLLAVHKAMFTEANPIPVKWALYEMGKITAGIRLPLTPLSVALREPLKIAMKQAGLL, from the coding sequence ATGCCGGCTATAGTGACGCCGATGTTTGAGGATGGAAGCTTGGACTTTCCAGCTTTGCGTTCTTTGTTGGACTGGCATGTTGCTGAAGGTTCGGATGGCATTGTGATTGTCGGCACTAGCGGTGAGTCTCCAACGGTATCGGTTGAAGAGCATTGTGAGCTGATTAAAGCCACGGTTGAACATATCGCTGGAAGAATCCCTGTGATTGCTGGCACGGGTGGAAACTCAACGACTGAAGCTATTGAATTGACCCGTTTTGCTAAAGAGGTTGGTGCTGATGCCAGCCTCCAAGTGGTCCCTTATTACAACAAGCCAACTCAAGAGGGTATGTATGCCCACTTCAAGAAAATTGCTGAGTCGGTAGATCTCCCGGTCATCCTTTACAACGTACCCGGTAGAACTGTTGCTGATTTAGCGGGTGAGACTGTCGTTCGTTTAGCGGGCGTTCCTGGTGTAATCGGGATTAAAGATGCTACTGGCAGTATTGAGCGCGGTACCTTGTTGCTTGCTGATTTAAAGCGTGCTGGCCACGAAGATTTCTCCGTTTTTTCTGGCGATGACCTTAGCGCCGCTTTGCTCATGTTGATGGGTGGTAAGGGAAATATCTCTGTTACCGCCAATATCGCACCACGCTTAATGCACGACCTTTGCCAGGCCGCAATGTCCGATGATGTTGTGAAAACACGCGCTATTCAATATCAACTCTTGGCTGTTCATAAGGCCATGTTTACTGAGGCAAATCCAATTCCAGTGAAGTGGGCTCTATATGAAATGGGCAAAATTACCGCTGGAATTCGTTTGCCATTAACCCCTTTGAGCGTTGCCTTGCGTGAACCTTTGAAGATTGCAATGAAACAGGCCGGCTTACTATGA
- a CDS encoding class I SAM-dependent methyltransferase, producing the protein MTNAHDVLLDASPWVKRFALSIPKEGSVLDLACGGGRNAALLASLGYSVLAVDQDINAIQQWSDSLIHPRQENLEGETWPLQGLQFAGIVVTNYLYRPFLEQLPKMLVDGGVLIYETFAEGNAEFGKPSNPNFLLKPAELLGLAASSGLKVIAYEDIYLDQPKPAMVQRICAVKGHLKGHLKGRIPLQFHG; encoded by the coding sequence TTGACTAATGCGCACGATGTTTTGCTGGACGCTTCACCTTGGGTGAAGCGTTTTGCCTTATCGATTCCCAAAGAAGGTTCCGTCCTGGATTTAGCCTGTGGCGGTGGAAGAAACGCTGCTCTCTTGGCCTCTTTAGGTTATTCGGTGTTGGCTGTTGATCAGGATATCAATGCCATACAGCAATGGAGTGATTCATTGATTCATCCGCGGCAAGAAAATCTAGAGGGTGAAACTTGGCCATTGCAAGGCCTGCAATTTGCCGGGATTGTGGTGACTAATTACCTTTATCGACCCTTTCTAGAGCAACTTCCAAAGATGTTGGTGGATGGGGGTGTTTTGATCTATGAAACCTTTGCCGAAGGAAATGCTGAGTTTGGCAAACCCTCTAACCCCAATTTCCTTCTAAAACCCGCAGAATTGCTTGGTTTGGCAGCATCATCAGGTCTAAAAGTGATTGCCTATGAGGATATTTACCTCGATCAACCCAAACCAGCTATGGTTCAGCGTATATGTGCCGTAAAAGGGCATTTAAAAGGGCATTTAAAAGGGCGCATTCCGTTACAATTTCATGGTTAA
- the bamC gene encoding outer membrane protein assembly factor BamC: MMNLMQLLRQYGAMTLVIGVTTLGVVACKSVTTNDTVDYKSSGAVRGPNLAYPPDLITAQADRRYIVQDGTATMSEYNAAVKKSVDTRKNVMTGIPGMRIARDGERRWLVVEKPAPELYPQIKDFWQENGFLLVIDSPSTGIMETDWSENRAKISQDFIRSIVGSALDSIYDTGERDKYKTRLEVSKPGETEIYITQRGAIEKCTSDSTGNCISTIWTARPNDPELEAIFLARLMERLGMTQEQAKAQVAVPLGPKTPKAKLIQDGPNTAHIEMAAGFDRAWRDTGLALDRSNFTVEDRNRTNGVYYVRYVNPKDLGDTKGFFSNLFSSKDDSSLKAKKYLVVVKSTGDSSSTVYVQDADGRPENTAAGLQLLTLLTEQLTR, encoded by the coding sequence ATGATGAATTTGATGCAACTCCTGCGCCAGTATGGCGCCATGACCCTGGTTATTGGAGTTACCACTTTAGGTGTTGTTGCTTGCAAATCTGTAACAACCAACGATACGGTGGACTATAAGTCTTCTGGGGCGGTACGCGGCCCGAATTTAGCTTACCCACCTGACTTGATTACTGCTCAGGCAGATCGTCGCTATATCGTTCAGGATGGTACTGCGACCATGTCTGAATACAATGCTGCCGTCAAAAAATCAGTAGATACACGCAAGAATGTGATGACCGGTATTCCGGGTATGCGTATTGCTCGTGATGGTGAGCGTCGTTGGCTGGTTGTTGAAAAACCTGCACCCGAGCTCTATCCACAAATTAAAGATTTCTGGCAAGAAAATGGTTTCTTATTGGTAATCGATTCCCCGTCTACCGGAATCATGGAGACAGATTGGTCTGAGAATCGCGCGAAGATTTCTCAAGATTTCATCCGCTCTATTGTGGGCAGCGCATTAGATTCCATTTACGATACTGGCGAGCGTGATAAATATAAGACACGCCTAGAGGTTTCAAAGCCTGGTGAAACGGAGATTTACATCACACAGCGCGGCGCCATTGAAAAATGTACATCCGACTCAACTGGTAATTGCATCTCCACAATCTGGACTGCTCGCCCCAATGATCCTGAGCTTGAGGCAATCTTTTTGGCACGCTTGATGGAGCGCTTGGGTATGACTCAGGAGCAAGCTAAAGCTCAAGTGGCAGTACCTTTGGGTCCCAAGACTCCGAAGGCAAAGCTCATTCAAGATGGCCCTAACACCGCCCATATCGAAATGGCTGCTGGATTTGATCGTGCTTGGCGTGATACTGGCTTGGCACTGGATCGTTCGAATTTCACAGTTGAAGATCGTAATCGCACCAATGGTGTCTATTACGTGCGCTATGTCAATCCAAAGGATTTGGGTGATACCAAAGGCTTCTTCTCTAATCTCTTTAGTAGCAAAGACGACTCAAGTCTAAAAGCGAAGAAATACTTGGTGGTCGTTAAATCGACTGGTGATAGTTCTTCTACCGTGTATGTTCAGGATGCCGATGGTAGACCTGAAAATACAGCCGCCGGTTTGCAACTCTTAACCTTGCTTACTGAGCAGTTGACTCGCTGA